A window of the Desulfovibrio oxyclinae DSM 11498 genome harbors these coding sequences:
- the cmk gene encoding (d)CMP kinase, translating to MAPNRIVTIDGPAGVGKSTMAKLLAAKLDIAYLDTGAMFRATALFLGENGWKLPAEEIEQKLKGLRFALSGSGSETVLHMNDRPIGDEIRTEKVGMWASNVAVLPVIRTFLKQSQQDLGARFDLVAEGRDMGTVVFPEATDKFFLDATVAVRAKRRYDQLVEMNSPADLEELKEQIAARDEQDRNRPVAPLRPAEDAVVVDTSDLSREDVFQVMLDSLK from the coding sequence GTGACCATCGACGGCCCCGCCGGGGTCGGCAAATCCACCATGGCCAAACTGCTGGCAGCGAAACTGGATATCGCCTATCTGGACACCGGCGCCATGTTTCGCGCAACAGCATTGTTTCTGGGTGAAAACGGCTGGAAACTGCCCGCCGAGGAAATCGAACAAAAGCTCAAAGGCCTGCGCTTCGCCCTCTCCGGCTCCGGCAGCGAGACCGTGCTGCACATGAACGATCGCCCGATCGGTGACGAGATTCGCACCGAGAAGGTGGGCATGTGGGCCTCGAACGTGGCCGTGCTGCCGGTGATCCGTACCTTCTTGAAGCAATCCCAGCAGGATCTCGGCGCGCGCTTCGACCTCGTGGCAGAGGGCCGCGACATGGGTACCGTGGTTTTTCCCGAAGCCACCGACAAGTTTTTCCTCGACGCCACCGTGGCCGTTCGTGCCAAACGCCGTTACGACCAGCTCGTGGAGATGAATTCTCCCGCAGACCTTGAAGAACTCAAGGAACAGATCGCCGCACGCGACGAACAGGACCGCAACCGGCCCGTCGCCCCCCTGCGTCCGGCCGAAGACGCCGTGGTGGTGGACACTTCCGACCTTAGCCGTGAAGACGTGTTTCAGGTCATGCTGGACAGCCTGAAATAA
- a CDS encoding type III pantothenate kinase, with protein MSTALLIDAGNTNTKLCIADETGLKSSYTLPTRPRNTADDWGFKLIEILRREALNPEDVEMCAVSSVVPPLDPLLSEMSKRFLNVRARFVPRDLPLAIENRYARPEQVGADVLVTALAARRLREERCIIVVDYGTATTLACIVDDAFMGGLICPGVLSSMRSLHEGTAKLPAVELEVASDELSWGRTTSECLNQGLVFGFAEMTSGLCRKLGKQMDDTPYVMATGGLAPGIARVCSEIREVRPDLLMEGLWMACFE; from the coding sequence ATGTCCACCGCACTGCTCATCGATGCCGGGAACACCAACACCAAGCTCTGCATTGCAGACGAGACCGGTCTCAAGTCCAGCTACACCCTGCCCACGCGACCACGAAACACGGCCGACGACTGGGGCTTCAAGCTCATAGAGATACTTCGCCGGGAAGCACTGAACCCGGAGGACGTGGAGATGTGCGCCGTTTCGTCGGTGGTGCCGCCGCTGGACCCGCTGCTTTCGGAAATGAGCAAACGTTTCCTGAACGTGCGCGCCCGGTTCGTCCCCAGGGACCTGCCGCTGGCCATAGAAAATCGCTACGCGCGCCCCGAACAGGTCGGAGCAGACGTGCTGGTCACCGCCCTCGCGGCAAGACGCCTGCGCGAGGAGCGCTGCATCATTGTCGTGGATTACGGCACCGCCACCACGCTGGCCTGCATCGTGGACGACGCTTTCATGGGCGGCCTGATCTGTCCCGGCGTGCTCTCCTCCATGCGTTCTTTGCATGAAGGAACCGCCAAACTGCCTGCCGTGGAACTCGAAGTGGCCTCGGATGAACTCTCATGGGGAAGGACCACCTCGGAATGCCTTAATCAGGGCCTCGTGTTCGGCTTTGCCGAAATGACCTCCGGGCTTTGCCGCAAGCTCGGCAAGCAGATGGACGACACTCCCTATGTGATGGCCACCGGAGGGCTCGCTCCCGGCATCGCCCGCGTGTGTTCCGAGATCCGCGAAGTCCGCCCGGACCTGCTCATGGAAGGTCTCTGGATGGCCTGCTTCGAGTAG